A window of the Synechococcus sp. M16.1 genome harbors these coding sequences:
- a CDS encoding DUF3134 domain-containing protein, with the protein MSALVDSNALDSVNPSLTRYGRRDPAPVLPLREEPDLLSWLETSGRLVADEESGSPEVSTVEEEELSALMGEKEDYNKDDEQNEEQWED; encoded by the coding sequence ATGAGCGCTCTGGTTGATTCAAACGCCCTGGACAGCGTCAACCCGTCCCTCACCCGCTACGGGCGCCGCGACCCTGCACCCGTGCTGCCCCTGCGTGAGGAGCCTGACCTTCTGTCTTGGCTGGAAACCAGCGGCCGTCTCGTTGCCGACGAAGAATCCGGTTCACCTGAAGTGAGCACCGTCGAAGAGGAGGAACTCTCCGCGCTCATGGGTGAGAAAGAGGATTACAACAAGGACGACGAGCAAAACGAGGAGCAGTGGGAGGACTGA
- the mraY gene encoding phospho-N-acetylmuramoyl-pentapeptide-transferase, protein MLVVLMTSFAADKWITNAQLSLPLLISAVCATATAALGIPLLRRLKMGQFIREEGPKAHQSKAGTPTMGGLLVVPVGVILGSLITRDAVASQQLLSLAALTLAFMLIGGIDDWSSLTKHTNAGLTARGKLLLQAMAAATFLAIAAWQGWISSSIALPFGLELPLGLLIWPLGLFVVLAESNATNLTDGLDGLASGCGALVFTGLALQLMLRGDNGDPALAGFCMTMAGAWLGFLVHNRNPARAFMGDTGSLAMGAALSGVALLSNSLWPLLVMGGVFVAESLSVIIQVWVFKATKGPDGQGRRVFRMAPLHHHFELGGTNERSVVPAFWLATAGLVLLGLVLRP, encoded by the coding sequence ATGCTGGTGGTCTTGATGACCAGCTTTGCAGCCGACAAGTGGATCACCAATGCGCAACTGAGCCTGCCGCTCTTGATTTCAGCGGTCTGCGCAACAGCGACTGCAGCCTTGGGCATTCCCCTTCTGCGGCGCTTGAAGATGGGGCAATTCATCCGTGAGGAAGGCCCCAAAGCCCATCAGAGCAAGGCGGGAACGCCAACGATGGGGGGCCTTCTGGTGGTTCCCGTCGGGGTCATTCTCGGGAGCCTGATCACACGGGACGCCGTGGCGTCACAACAACTGCTCAGCCTGGCAGCCCTGACCCTGGCGTTCATGCTGATCGGCGGCATCGATGACTGGAGCAGCCTCACCAAACACACCAATGCTGGCCTGACGGCGCGAGGAAAATTGCTGCTGCAAGCCATGGCAGCCGCAACCTTTCTGGCCATCGCTGCCTGGCAGGGCTGGATCAGCAGCAGCATTGCCCTGCCCTTTGGCCTTGAACTGCCCCTAGGTCTTCTGATCTGGCCGCTGGGGCTGTTTGTCGTTCTGGCGGAGAGCAACGCCACCAACCTCACCGATGGCCTGGATGGCTTGGCCAGCGGCTGCGGAGCACTGGTGTTTACCGGTCTGGCACTTCAACTGATGCTCCGGGGAGACAACGGAGATCCCGCCTTGGCTGGCTTCTGCATGACCATGGCCGGGGCATGGCTTGGGTTTCTGGTGCACAACCGAAACCCAGCTCGGGCCTTCATGGGCGACACAGGGTCCCTGGCGATGGGAGCCGCCCTCAGCGGTGTGGCTCTGTTGTCCAACAGCCTCTGGCCCCTGCTGGTGATGGGAGGCGTCTTCGTCGCGGAATCCCTCTCCGTGATCATCCAGGTTTGGGTGTTCAAGGCCACGAAAGGACCTGATGGTCAGGGGCGACGCGTGTTCCGCATGGCGCCGCTGCATCACCACTTTGAGCTGGGCGGCACCAATGAACGAAGCGTGGTGCCTGCGTTCTGGCTCGCCACAGCAGGGCTTGTACTTCTGGGACTGGTGCTGCGTCCCTGA
- the purT gene encoding formate-dependent phosphoribosylglycinamide formyltransferase, with translation MPSFPRTVMLLGSGELGKEVAIAAQRLGCRVIACDRYAAAPAMQVADVAEVLPMTDADALLEVVRRHQPDVVIPEIEALAVHALAELEQEGITVIPTARATAVTMNRDRIRDLAAGELGLRTARFAYASSAEELTAVAEPLGWPVVVKPVMSSSGKGQSVVTCADDLPKAWEAAMAGARGTSTQVIVEEFLHFDLEITLLTIRQRNGETLFCAPIGHEQEGGDYQCSWQPAQLSDQQLRQAQAMAKTVTDNLGGAGLFGVEFFLCGDEVIFSELSPRPHDTGLVTLISQNLSEFELHLRAVLGLPIPTITAADAAASRVILAQTNMDSVAFEGVEQALTEADTQVLLFGKPTARPGRRMGVALARGGDRKEAQAKADRAAACVTVIPGSTAA, from the coding sequence ATGCCGTCGTTTCCACGCACCGTGATGCTGCTGGGCAGCGGGGAGCTGGGCAAGGAGGTGGCCATTGCTGCCCAACGGCTTGGCTGCCGGGTGATCGCCTGCGATCGCTATGCCGCTGCCCCGGCCATGCAGGTAGCGGACGTGGCCGAAGTGCTGCCGATGACCGATGCCGATGCCTTGCTGGAGGTGGTCAGGCGCCACCAACCCGACGTGGTGATCCCGGAGATCGAAGCACTCGCCGTGCATGCCCTGGCGGAACTCGAACAAGAAGGGATCACCGTGATTCCCACGGCCCGCGCGACGGCCGTCACGATGAACCGAGACCGCATCCGCGACCTGGCGGCCGGCGAACTCGGTCTCCGCACCGCCCGCTTCGCCTATGCCTCCAGTGCTGAGGAACTCACGGCAGTGGCGGAACCACTGGGCTGGCCCGTCGTGGTGAAACCGGTGATGAGTTCCTCCGGCAAAGGCCAGAGCGTGGTGACCTGTGCAGACGATCTGCCCAAGGCCTGGGAGGCCGCCATGGCCGGTGCACGGGGCACCTCAACCCAGGTGATCGTGGAGGAATTTCTTCATTTCGATCTGGAGATCACCCTGCTCACCATCCGTCAGCGCAATGGCGAAACCCTGTTCTGTGCGCCGATCGGCCACGAACAGGAAGGAGGGGACTATCAATGCAGCTGGCAGCCCGCTCAACTCAGCGACCAACAACTGCGTCAGGCCCAGGCCATGGCCAAAACCGTCACCGACAACCTGGGCGGTGCCGGTCTGTTCGGGGTGGAGTTTTTCCTCTGTGGCGATGAGGTGATTTTTTCTGAACTGTCGCCCCGGCCGCACGACACTGGCCTGGTGACCCTGATCAGCCAGAACCTGAGCGAGTTCGAACTGCATCTGCGTGCTGTTCTCGGTCTGCCGATCCCCACCATCACGGCAGCTGATGCGGCCGCCAGCCGCGTGATCCTGGCCCAAACGAACATGGACTCCGTGGCTTTTGAAGGGGTCGAACAAGCGCTCACGGAAGCTGACACCCAAGTGCTGCTGTTCGGCAAGCCCACAGCCCGCCCCGGTCGACGCATGGGTGTGGCCCTGGCAAGGGGAGGAGATCGGAAGGAAGCACAAGCAAAGGCCGACAGGGCAGCCGCCTGTGTGACCGTGATTCCAGGATCAACGGCTGCCTGA